A window of Fimbriimonadaceae bacterium contains these coding sequences:
- the queC gene encoding 7-cyano-7-deazaguanine synthase QueC: MPKAVVLLSGGLDSATVLAIARAQGFDPYALTVVYGQRHEIEVEAARRVAESIGVAEHRFVRVELDVIGGSALTDAIDVPKDAADAGGIPVTYVPARNTVFLSLGLGYAEVVGATDLFVGVNAVDYSGYPDCRPAFVAAFEELANVATKAGVEGARFRIHAPLMTWTKPEIIRRGMELGVDYGLTHSCYDPDPWGRACGRCDACVIRARAFEAMGLPDPSLASHG, encoded by the coding sequence ATGCCCAAAGCCGTCGTGCTGTTGAGCGGCGGGCTGGACTCCGCCACCGTACTCGCGATCGCGCGTGCGCAAGGGTTCGATCCCTACGCCTTGACCGTCGTCTACGGGCAGCGCCACGAGATCGAGGTCGAGGCGGCCCGCCGCGTGGCGGAGTCGATCGGCGTCGCCGAGCACCGGTTCGTGCGGGTCGAGCTCGACGTCATCGGCGGTTCCGCGCTGACGGACGCCATCGACGTCCCCAAGGACGCGGCCGATGCGGGTGGCATTCCCGTGACGTACGTGCCGGCCCGAAACACGGTGTTCCTCTCCCTGGGGTTGGGGTACGCGGAGGTGGTCGGGGCGACGGACCTCTTCGTCGGCGTCAACGCGGTCGACTACAGCGGATATCCCGATTGCCGCCCGGCGTTCGTGGCGGCGTTCGAAGAGCTGGCGAACGTGGCCACCAAGGCCGGGGTCGAGGGCGCCCGGTTTCGGATCCACGCGCCGCTGATGACCTGGACGAAGCCCGAGATCATCCGGAGAGGAATGGAGTTGGGGGTCGACTACGGATTGACGCACTCGTGCTACGACCCGGACCCCTGGGGCCGGGCGTGCGGGCGGTGCGACGCCTGCGTGATTCGGGCGCGGGCGTTCGAAGCGATGGGCCTGCCCGATCCCTCGTTGGCTTCCCATGGCTAG
- a CDS encoding 7-carboxy-7-deazaguanine synthase QueE, which translates to MASLRIAEIFASIQGEGRWAGTPSTFVRVSGCNLRCAWCDTPYASWSPEGPSMDVGAIAARVAELGVRHVVLTGGEPMLFEGVVPLAERLAEGEHVVTVETAGTVFRELPCALMSISPKLANSTPVESGTAGTNGPAPRGWRERHEAIRSNLEPLRRLVAAYDVQLKFVVDPEGSGDDLTEIEEVLRRLGGIPSDRVMLMAEGTDSETLARRERLLVPVCLERGFRLSPRLHVHWFGNTRGT; encoded by the coding sequence ATGGCTAGCCTGCGCATCGCCGAGATCTTCGCCTCCATCCAGGGCGAGGGCCGTTGGGCAGGCACCCCCTCCACGTTCGTGCGCGTGAGTGGATGCAACCTGCGGTGCGCGTGGTGCGACACGCCGTACGCCTCCTGGTCGCCCGAAGGGCCATCGATGGACGTTGGGGCCATCGCCGCGCGCGTGGCCGAACTCGGCGTTCGGCACGTCGTGCTGACCGGGGGGGAGCCGATGCTGTTCGAGGGGGTGGTGCCCTTGGCGGAGCGGCTCGCCGAGGGCGAGCACGTGGTGACGGTCGAGACGGCGGGAACGGTGTTTCGCGAGCTGCCGTGCGCCCTGATGTCGATCAGCCCGAAGCTCGCCAATTCGACGCCGGTCGAGTCGGGGACGGCGGGTACGAACGGCCCGGCTCCCAGGGGCTGGCGCGAGCGGCACGAGGCCATCCGCTCGAATCTCGAGCCTCTTCGCCGGCTCGTTGCGGCTTACGACGTCCAACTGAAATTCGTGGTGGATCCCGAAGGCTCGGGCGACGACCTGACGGAGATCGAGGAGGTGCTTCGGCGTCTTGGCGGAATCCCCTCCGACCGCGTGATGTTGATGGCCGAGGGAACCGACTCGGAGACGCTCGCCCGCAGGGAGCGCCTCCTCGTCCCGGTGTGCCTCGAGCGGGGGTTCCGACTCAGTCCGCGGCTCCACGTGCACTGGTTCGGCAACACGCGGGGGACGTAA
- a CDS encoding YbaN family protein, with product MAKPLAPSSRTARAVYLGLGFLCVAIGMVNLAIPGLPSTVFFIVALAAFERSSPRMERWLLEHRLFGSTLRNWRQSGSIAPRTKVVAITAIWVCIGISAWVVGPMWLKGLLLAIALALTAYLATRPSACG from the coding sequence GTGGCGAAGCCGCTGGCACCCTCGAGCCGTACTGCCCGGGCGGTCTATCTTGGACTCGGATTTCTCTGCGTGGCCATCGGCATGGTGAACCTCGCGATTCCCGGGTTGCCCTCCACGGTGTTCTTCATCGTGGCCTTGGCGGCGTTCGAGCGCAGCAGCCCTCGCATGGAGAGGTGGCTGCTCGAGCATCGGCTCTTTGGATCGACGTTGCGGAACTGGCGGCAGTCGGGATCGATCGCCCCACGGACCAAGGTCGTCGCCATCACGGCGATCTGGGTCTGCATCGGCATTTCGGCCTGGGTCGTGGGCCCGATGTGGCTCAAGGGGCTGTTGCTCGCGATCGCGCTCGCGCTGACCGCCTATCTCGCGACGCGGCCGAGCGCCTGCGGCTAG